Proteins from a genomic interval of Luteibacter pinisoli:
- a CDS encoding electron transfer flavoprotein subunit beta/FixA family protein, giving the protein MKILVGYKRVVDYNVRIQVKPDGTGVVTDGVKLSANPFDDIALEEALRLREKGVAEEVIVVGIGPADLTAHLRNGLAMGANRAIHVQTAEAVSALTAARTFLKLVEKEQPGLVILGKQAIDDDANQTGQMLAALWDRPQATFASKVEIADGKATVTREVDAGLETIEADLPAVITTDLRLNEPRFIKLPDIMKAKAKPIDVIELGSLGVDAADHVKTTHYAAPAKRSKGVMVNDAAELVAALKQKGLL; this is encoded by the coding sequence ATGAAGATTCTGGTCGGCTACAAGCGCGTCGTGGACTACAACGTCCGCATCCAGGTCAAACCTGACGGCACGGGCGTCGTCACGGACGGCGTGAAGCTCTCCGCCAACCCGTTCGACGATATCGCCCTGGAAGAGGCCCTGCGCCTCCGTGAAAAGGGTGTGGCAGAGGAAGTCATCGTGGTCGGCATCGGCCCGGCGGACCTCACCGCCCACCTGCGCAACGGCCTGGCCATGGGCGCCAACCGCGCCATCCACGTGCAGACCGCCGAGGCCGTGTCGGCCCTGACCGCCGCGCGCACCTTCCTCAAGCTGGTCGAAAAGGAGCAGCCGGGCCTGGTGATCCTCGGCAAGCAGGCGATCGACGACGATGCCAACCAGACCGGCCAGATGCTGGCCGCGCTGTGGGATCGTCCGCAGGCCACCTTTGCCAGCAAGGTAGAGATTGCAGACGGCAAGGCCACGGTGACCCGCGAAGTGGACGCCGGCCTGGAAACCATTGAAGCCGACCTGCCTGCGGTCATCACCACCGACCTGCGCCTGAACGAGCCGCGCTTCATCAAGCTGCCGGACATCATGAAGGCCAAGGCCAAGCCGATCGACGTGATCGAGCTGGGCTCGCTGGGCGTCGACGCCGCGGACCACGTCAAGACCACGCACTACGCGGCCCCGGCCAAGCGCAGCAAGGGCGTGATGGTGAATGATGCCGCTGAACTCGTCGCGGCCCTCAAGCAGAAGGGCCTGCTGTAA
- a CDS encoding glycosyltransferase family 2 protein, producing the protein MNNRIGVVIPSYKVRSHILQVVAGIGPEVERIYVVDDCCPDKSGDFVESECRDPRVVVLRHEQNQGVGGAVLTGYRAAIAEGIDIIVKVDGDGQMEPALIPQFVAPILAGEADYTKGNRFFDLEEIHAMPKARLVGNAGLSFLTKISSGYWDLFDPTNGFTAIHRDVASHLPFDKISKRYFFETDMLFRLGTLRAVAVDVPMHAKYADEVSNLKITKVFSEFLGKNLANFVKRIFYNYYLRDMSLASFELPLGLLLLLFGVIYGGIHWASSAEHGVVASSGTVMLAAMPVIVGVQLVLAFIGYDVSSTPRRAVHSQLGRSALNKAAKS; encoded by the coding sequence ATGAATAATCGCATTGGGGTCGTCATCCCCAGCTATAAGGTACGCAGTCATATCCTCCAGGTCGTCGCCGGCATTGGCCCGGAGGTGGAGCGCATATATGTTGTGGACGACTGCTGCCCCGACAAAAGCGGCGATTTCGTGGAAAGTGAATGCCGGGATCCTCGTGTCGTGGTCCTACGGCACGAGCAGAACCAGGGCGTAGGCGGCGCCGTCCTCACGGGGTACCGTGCCGCCATCGCCGAAGGCATCGATATCATTGTGAAGGTGGACGGTGACGGCCAGATGGAGCCGGCCCTGATCCCGCAATTCGTGGCGCCCATCCTGGCCGGCGAGGCGGACTACACCAAAGGTAACCGGTTCTTCGACCTCGAAGAAATTCATGCCATGCCGAAGGCGCGCCTGGTGGGCAATGCGGGCCTGTCATTCCTCACCAAGATCTCATCCGGGTATTGGGACCTTTTCGATCCCACCAACGGATTCACGGCGATCCATCGCGACGTGGCATCGCATCTCCCATTCGACAAGATCAGCAAGCGCTATTTCTTCGAAACCGACATGCTGTTCCGCCTCGGGACATTGCGTGCCGTAGCGGTCGACGTACCGATGCACGCAAAGTATGCCGATGAGGTAAGCAACCTCAAGATTACCAAGGTGTTCAGCGAGTTTCTTGGGAAGAATCTGGCGAATTTCGTAAAGCGCATTTTCTATAACTATTATCTGCGCGACATGTCACTGGCGTCGTTCGAACTCCCGCTGGGCTTGTTGCTCCTGCTCTTCGGCGTCATTTACGGCGGCATACACTGGGCCTCCTCCGCCGAACATGGCGTTGTCGCCAGCAGCGGTACGGTCATGCTTGCAGCCATGCCGGTCATCGTCGGTGTGCAGTTGGTGCTTGCGTTCATTGGCTACGATGTGAGCTCGACACCCCGCCGCGCCGTCCACTCCCAGCTGGGTCGCTCCGCACTGAACAAGGCTGCCAAATCGTGA
- a CDS encoding glycoside hydrolase family 99-like domain-containing protein, with the protein MASELIRTLLFRTLRLGFRLAPLPTGTRDRLRQRFLSRHADLVPTGPRGRVGHTTAHRPLDHAGHRAVDWLPPSDKGMAGPPAARLIAFYLPQFHAFPENDAWWGKGFTEWRNVARAVPQFEGHMQPRLPADLGFYDLRTPGVMGEQMALAKHYGIAAFCTYFYWFAGKTLMEDPLRGWLNDASLDLPICLCWANENWSRRWDGREDHVLIAQAHSPEDDIAFIAHVAPYLRDERYLRVEGKPMLLVYRPGLLPDPAATAARWRRWCHEQGIGDIHLAYVQSFDNVDPRDIGFDAAVSFPPNNTSLEPVTSRRTLLNPGYRGQIFDWRQLATPPAREPIYRLYPAVNPGWDNEARRSGAGRTYVNASPAGYASWLRDAIGLAHRCTPDAPIVFVNAWNEWAEGAVLEPDALRGHAWLEATRSALTPLPATPAPCAVIHAWHPELIEDIVNALRATLIPWRLVVTTAPERADAVSSELARLGVSADVMIFANQGRDILPFLKVLARLSLDGTQLILKLHTKKTEHRADGDDWRRVLLDTLLADGRAGRLLAAFATDPTLGAIAPDGHAVARSDFMGANGPAVAALADRMGTDASHEPRFIAGSMFWARVDALRPLLEMDLCDWEFEPEAGQVDGTLAHAVERMVAMAVTHRGLRTREAHEVLGESARGDFRYAARGH; encoded by the coding sequence ATGGCCAGCGAGCTCATCAGGACACTCCTTTTCCGCACCCTCAGGCTCGGTTTCCGTCTCGCCCCACTGCCTACAGGCACCCGCGACCGGCTGCGCCAGAGGTTTCTCTCCCGCCACGCGGACCTTGTACCGACGGGGCCGCGTGGCCGCGTGGGACACACCACCGCACACCGTCCGCTTGACCACGCGGGGCATCGCGCCGTCGATTGGTTGCCGCCTTCCGACAAAGGCATGGCGGGGCCGCCGGCCGCCAGGCTTATCGCCTTCTATCTTCCGCAGTTCCACGCGTTTCCCGAGAATGACGCGTGGTGGGGCAAGGGCTTTACCGAATGGCGCAACGTAGCGCGCGCAGTGCCGCAATTTGAAGGGCACATGCAACCCAGGCTCCCCGCCGACCTGGGCTTCTATGACCTGCGAACACCCGGCGTCATGGGTGAGCAGATGGCGTTGGCGAAGCACTACGGAATCGCAGCGTTCTGCACTTATTTCTACTGGTTCGCCGGCAAGACGCTGATGGAAGATCCATTGCGCGGATGGCTCAACGATGCCTCGCTCGATCTTCCGATCTGCCTCTGCTGGGCCAATGAAAACTGGTCGCGCCGATGGGACGGGCGCGAGGATCATGTGTTGATTGCGCAAGCCCACAGCCCTGAAGACGATATCGCCTTCATCGCCCATGTTGCGCCCTACCTGCGTGACGAGCGGTACCTCCGCGTGGAAGGCAAGCCCATGCTGCTTGTCTACCGGCCCGGCCTGCTGCCCGATCCGGCGGCGACGGCTGCGCGTTGGCGGCGCTGGTGCCATGAGCAGGGGATCGGCGACATCCACCTTGCCTACGTGCAGAGCTTCGATAACGTGGACCCGCGGGATATCGGCTTCGATGCCGCCGTGTCATTCCCACCGAACAACACTTCCCTGGAACCTGTCACGTCCCGGCGAACCCTGCTCAACCCCGGATACCGTGGGCAGATATTCGACTGGCGCCAACTGGCCACGCCGCCCGCGCGGGAACCGATTTACCGGCTCTACCCCGCCGTGAATCCCGGCTGGGACAACGAGGCGCGCCGGAGCGGCGCAGGCCGCACTTACGTAAACGCCAGCCCGGCTGGCTACGCCTCGTGGTTGCGGGACGCCATTGGCCTCGCCCACCGGTGCACACCGGACGCGCCGATCGTCTTTGTAAATGCATGGAACGAGTGGGCTGAAGGTGCCGTGCTCGAGCCCGATGCCCTCCGCGGCCACGCCTGGCTCGAAGCGACACGCTCAGCGCTGACCCCACTTCCGGCGACACCCGCGCCGTGCGCCGTCATCCATGCCTGGCATCCGGAGCTTATCGAGGACATCGTCAATGCACTGAGGGCCACCCTGATCCCGTGGCGACTCGTCGTGACCACGGCGCCGGAACGCGCCGACGCGGTGAGCTCAGAGCTCGCCCGGCTTGGCGTGTCCGCCGACGTGATGATCTTCGCCAACCAGGGTCGGGACATCCTGCCCTTCCTGAAGGTGCTGGCGAGGCTTTCGCTGGATGGCACGCAACTCATCCTGAAACTGCATACGAAGAAAACCGAGCACCGTGCCGATGGCGACGACTGGCGACGCGTCCTGCTGGATACGCTCTTGGCAGACGGGCGCGCCGGGCGCTTGCTGGCTGCGTTCGCCACGGACCCGACCCTCGGGGCGATCGCCCCGGACGGTCACGCAGTGGCCAGAAGCGATTTCATGGGGGCCAACGGTCCCGCCGTCGCCGCTTTGGCGGACCGAATGGGGACGGACGCCTCCCATGAGCCTCGATTTATAGCGGGCAGCATGTTCTGGGCGCGCGTCGACGCTTTACGCCCCTTGCTTGAGATGGACCTCTGCGACTGGGAGTTTGAACCAGAGGCGGGTCAGGTCGACGGGACCCTTGCCCACGCGGTGGAGCGGATGGTGGCAATGGCCGTGACCCATCGCGGCCTGCGCACCCGCGAAGCGCACGAGGTATTAGGCGAATCCGCTCGCGGCGACTTCCGATACGCCGCACGGGGGCACTAG
- a CDS encoding electron transfer flavoprotein subunit alpha/FixB family protein produces MSKILVIAEHLDGKLNASTARAVSAAAAVKPDAIDVIVLSDAPDAVAAEAAKIDGVSKVLTVARAENAHALAAIYAPQVAKAAAGYSHVFAPSTTFGKDIAPRVAALLGVSQVSDVMTVEGAHSFKRPIYAGNAIVTVEVDGGSPVVATIRTASWPAAGSTGNAPVEALSLDVALPSHTRFVKLQQGKSDRPDLQGAGKVVSGGRGVGSKENFEVIYKFADKIGAAVGASRAAVDAGYVPNEMQVGQTGKIIAPELYIAVGISGAIQHLTGIKDAGTIVAINKDGEAPIFEIADIGLVGDLFKILPELEAALG; encoded by the coding sequence ATGAGCAAGATCCTCGTTATTGCAGAACACCTCGACGGCAAGCTCAATGCTTCCACCGCGCGCGCTGTCAGCGCGGCCGCTGCCGTGAAGCCGGACGCGATTGACGTCATCGTCCTGTCCGACGCCCCGGATGCCGTGGCTGCCGAAGCGGCGAAGATCGACGGCGTCAGCAAGGTGCTGACCGTCGCCCGCGCCGAGAACGCCCACGCCCTGGCGGCCATCTATGCGCCGCAGGTGGCCAAGGCCGCGGCCGGCTACAGCCATGTCTTCGCACCGTCCACCACGTTCGGCAAGGACATCGCACCGCGCGTCGCCGCCCTCCTGGGCGTGTCGCAGGTGAGCGACGTCATGACCGTGGAAGGCGCGCACAGCTTCAAGCGCCCGATCTATGCCGGCAACGCCATCGTCACCGTGGAAGTGGATGGCGGTTCGCCGGTGGTCGCCACCATCCGTACGGCCTCCTGGCCAGCGGCGGGCAGCACCGGCAATGCACCCGTCGAAGCCCTGTCGCTCGACGTCGCCCTGCCCTCCCACACCCGCTTCGTGAAGCTGCAGCAGGGCAAGAGCGATCGCCCGGACCTGCAGGGCGCCGGCAAGGTGGTGTCCGGTGGCCGAGGCGTCGGCTCGAAGGAGAACTTCGAGGTCATCTATAAGTTCGCCGACAAGATCGGTGCGGCGGTGGGCGCCTCGCGCGCTGCCGTCGACGCCGGTTACGTCCCGAACGAAATGCAGGTGGGCCAGACGGGCAAGATCATCGCGCCCGAGCTCTACATTGCCGTGGGTATCTCGGGCGCCATCCAGCATCTGACCGGCATCAAGGACGCGGGTACCATCGTGGCGATCAACAAGGACGGCGAGGCGCCGATCTTTGAGATTGCTGATATTGGCCTGGTGGGAGATCTGTTTAAGATCCTGCCGGAGCTCGAGGCTGCACTCGGCTAA
- a CDS encoding electron transfer flavoprotein-ubiquinone oxidoreductase yields the protein MSERETMEYDLVVVGAGPAGLAFAIRTKQLNPDITVCVIEKASTIGAQILSGAVIETAPLDRLLPDWRSAPPPICVPVTKDEFWWLRDHQSGIKAPIAPPQMNNHGNVIVSLGALCAWLAPQAEALGVDVFPGYAAAEALFDEAGAVNGVRIGDMGIARDGTHKPGYTEGIDIRAKVTVLAEGCRGHISKTLIKAFDLDAASDPQTYGIGIKELWQLPPGRGEAGKVVHTTGWPLANDTYGGSFLYHLDNDRVAVGFVVGLDYPDPNFSPFEAFQQFKHHPNVKGLLEGGTIVSAGARAIIEGGLQSLPKVEMPGAILIGDSAGLVNVPKIKGTHQAIASGMLAAEHLVATQLNPAGWDAALRASPVVAELKKVRNIRPGFNKGLWRGLINAAWETVTRGASPWTLKNHADWSSLEKLGQYEAPKKDYVDRTLAPRDRLASVYFAATEHDEDQPVHLKVADTSICIDRCTTEYGNPCQRFCPAGVYEIVQDEAGKRLQINAANCVHCKTCDIKDPYQIITWVTPEGGSGPNYQNL from the coding sequence ATGAGCGAACGCGAAACCATGGAATACGACCTCGTCGTCGTCGGGGCAGGCCCCGCCGGCCTCGCGTTCGCGATTCGTACGAAACAGCTCAATCCGGACATCACCGTCTGCGTGATCGAGAAGGCCTCCACCATTGGTGCGCAGATCCTGTCGGGCGCCGTGATTGAAACGGCACCGCTCGATCGGCTCCTGCCGGATTGGCGCAGCGCGCCGCCGCCGATCTGCGTGCCAGTGACGAAGGACGAGTTCTGGTGGCTGCGTGACCACCAGTCGGGCATCAAGGCGCCGATCGCCCCGCCGCAAATGAACAACCACGGCAATGTCATCGTCAGCCTGGGCGCGCTGTGCGCGTGGCTGGCCCCGCAGGCCGAGGCGCTGGGCGTGGACGTGTTCCCGGGCTATGCCGCCGCCGAAGCCCTGTTTGACGAGGCAGGCGCCGTGAATGGCGTGCGCATCGGCGACATGGGCATCGCGCGCGACGGCACGCACAAGCCTGGCTACACCGAAGGCATCGATATCCGTGCAAAGGTGACCGTGCTGGCCGAAGGCTGCCGCGGGCACATCAGCAAGACGCTGATCAAGGCGTTCGACCTCGATGCCGCCAGCGATCCGCAGACCTATGGCATCGGCATCAAGGAGCTCTGGCAGCTTCCGCCGGGCCGTGGCGAAGCCGGCAAGGTGGTGCACACCACCGGCTGGCCGCTGGCCAACGACACCTACGGCGGCAGCTTCCTCTATCACCTGGATAACGACCGCGTGGCCGTGGGCTTTGTCGTCGGCCTCGATTACCCGGACCCGAACTTCTCGCCGTTCGAAGCGTTCCAGCAGTTCAAGCACCACCCGAATGTGAAGGGCTTGCTCGAAGGCGGCACCATCGTGTCCGCCGGCGCGCGCGCCATTATCGAAGGCGGCCTGCAGTCGCTGCCGAAGGTGGAGATGCCCGGCGCGATCCTTATCGGCGACTCCGCCGGTCTCGTCAACGTGCCGAAGATCAAGGGCACGCACCAGGCCATCGCCTCCGGCATGCTCGCCGCCGAGCACCTCGTGGCGACGCAGCTGAACCCCGCCGGCTGGGATGCCGCCCTGCGTGCCTCCCCCGTGGTCGCCGAGCTGAAGAAGGTGCGCAACATCCGCCCGGGCTTCAACAAGGGGCTATGGCGCGGGCTGATCAACGCCGCGTGGGAAACCGTTACCCGTGGCGCGTCGCCGTGGACCCTGAAGAACCACGCCGACTGGTCGTCGCTGGAGAAGCTGGGCCAGTACGAAGCGCCGAAGAAGGATTACGTCGACCGCACCCTCGCCCCGCGCGATCGCCTGGCCAGCGTGTATTTCGCCGCCACCGAGCACGATGAAGACCAGCCGGTTCATTTGAAGGTGGCTGATACGTCAATCTGTATTGATCGTTGCACCACGGAGTACGGCAACCCGTGCCAGCGATTCTGCCCGGCGGGCGTGTACGAAATCGTGCAGGACGAGGCCGGCAAGCGGTTGCAGATCAATGCGGCCAACTGCGTGCATTGCAAGACGTGCGATATCAAGGATCCGTACCAGATCATTACCTGGGTCACGCCTGAGGGCGGGTCTGGGCCGAATTACCAGAACCTCTAA
- a CDS encoding glycosyltransferase: MANHLSWRYRRLQTLAQRMRTSIALRGWRGTLSRISQGLAKRPAEDDSLQLLPQEAVYSHFTLPTSASPYLSVIIPVYGKVEYTLACLRSIAEAPPQSPFEVIVVDDASPDNTTTVLAQVKGLRLLRNVQNLGFVGSCNAGAAAATGSLLIFLNNDTQVTRGWADALQRSFELFPDTGIAGSQLVYPDGRLQEAGAWVFADASAWNIGRFASRKDPAFRYSRTVDYVSGASLAIPRSLFTAVGGFDSRYAPGYYEDTDLAFGVRAVGRQVRYVPDSVVVHTEGVSSALAEDDGMKRFQAVNRHKLAERWADALSRQPSTGTPLVTIDQDRRRGTVLVADVSTPDESRDSGSLRLISMMRLLIADGWHVAFAPDDGYADDDAIQRLGALGIEVLAKPWTPGIPGWLAAHGGSLTAAILCRHTVASQYAPLVRRHAPQAKLVFDTVDLHFLREERAAQQAGSAALARHAQATMKQELALIARADTTFVVSPFEQEMLGRLVPDARVDIVSNIHEVHGRTRDAEGRSDVLFVGGFGHPPNADAMRWMASDILPAMRRSRPGVRILVAGDVPDADRQALSDAGLTMLGRVEDLTPLMASCLASIAPLRFGAGVKGKVNMAMSHGLPVIGTSVAVEGMHLSDGHDVLVADTPDGFATAYERLANDPALWMTLSENALGNVRRHFSADAARDPLRRALS, encoded by the coding sequence GTGGCGAATCATCTTTCCTGGCGGTATCGACGGCTCCAAACGCTGGCGCAGCGGATGCGGACGAGCATTGCGTTGCGCGGCTGGCGCGGGACGCTCTCACGAATCAGCCAGGGGTTGGCGAAGCGTCCTGCCGAAGATGATTCGCTGCAACTGCTGCCGCAGGAAGCGGTGTATTCACACTTCACGTTGCCGACGTCGGCATCGCCATACCTGTCGGTGATCATCCCGGTCTACGGCAAGGTCGAATACACCCTCGCGTGTCTGCGTTCCATCGCGGAGGCACCGCCGCAATCGCCCTTCGAAGTGATCGTTGTCGATGACGCATCTCCCGACAACACAACCACCGTGCTGGCCCAGGTCAAAGGCCTGCGGTTGTTGCGGAATGTACAGAATCTGGGCTTCGTCGGCTCTTGCAATGCCGGTGCAGCGGCCGCCACAGGCTCTCTTTTGATCTTCCTGAACAACGACACGCAAGTGACGCGCGGCTGGGCCGATGCCTTGCAGCGCAGCTTCGAGCTATTCCCCGACACCGGCATCGCCGGCAGCCAGCTGGTATACCCGGATGGTCGTCTCCAGGAAGCGGGGGCATGGGTATTCGCCGATGCGTCGGCATGGAACATCGGCCGGTTTGCATCACGCAAGGACCCGGCTTTCCGCTATTCGCGGACGGTGGATTACGTGTCAGGCGCTTCGCTGGCTATTCCCCGGTCGCTCTTCACGGCGGTGGGTGGATTCGACAGCCGGTACGCGCCGGGCTATTACGAGGATACGGACCTCGCCTTTGGCGTGCGCGCAGTCGGACGACAGGTGCGATACGTACCGGATAGCGTGGTGGTACACACCGAGGGCGTCAGCTCGGCACTCGCCGAAGACGACGGCATGAAGCGTTTCCAGGCCGTCAATCGGCACAAACTGGCCGAGCGTTGGGCCGATGCGCTGTCGCGCCAGCCGTCCACCGGTACGCCCCTGGTCACGATAGATCAGGATCGACGCCGCGGCACCGTGCTGGTTGCCGATGTATCGACCCCGGATGAATCACGGGATTCCGGGTCGCTGCGCCTGATTTCGATGATGCGCCTTCTCATTGCCGACGGCTGGCACGTGGCCTTTGCGCCTGACGACGGGTATGCGGACGACGACGCTATACAGCGGCTTGGCGCCCTGGGCATCGAAGTACTCGCGAAGCCGTGGACGCCTGGCATTCCGGGTTGGCTAGCTGCGCACGGCGGCAGCCTGACGGCCGCGATCCTGTGCCGACACACCGTGGCATCGCAGTACGCGCCGCTCGTACGCCGGCATGCGCCACAGGCAAAACTTGTCTTCGATACGGTGGACCTGCACTTTCTCCGCGAGGAGCGGGCGGCCCAGCAAGCGGGCAGCGCCGCCCTTGCCCGTCACGCCCAGGCAACGATGAAGCAGGAGCTTGCACTCATCGCGCGGGCAGATACCACGTTTGTCGTGAGCCCCTTCGAGCAGGAGATGCTCGGGCGGCTGGTGCCGGACGCACGGGTCGATATTGTTTCGAATATCCACGAAGTGCACGGCCGTACCCGGGATGCCGAAGGGCGGTCGGATGTGCTGTTCGTCGGCGGATTCGGCCATCCGCCGAATGCCGATGCGATGCGCTGGATGGCGTCGGATATCCTGCCGGCCATGCGAAGGAGTCGCCCTGGCGTTCGCATCCTCGTCGCCGGCGACGTACCCGATGCCGACCGCCAGGCACTATCCGACGCAGGGCTCACCATGCTGGGCAGGGTCGAAGACCTTACCCCGCTCATGGCATCGTGCCTCGCATCCATTGCGCCCCTGCGCTTCGGCGCGGGCGTCAAGGGCAAGGTGAACATGGCCATGAGCCACGGCCTCCCGGTCATCGGCACCTCCGTCGCCGTGGAAGGCATGCATCTTTCTGACGGCCACGACGTGCTTGTGGCCGACACGCCAGATGGTTTCGCCACGGCCTACGAGCGCCTGGCAAACGACCCGGCGCTCTGGATGACCCTGTCTGAGAACGCGTTAGGCAACGTGCGCAGGCACTTTTCAGCGGATGCCGCGCGCGATCCCTTGCGGCGGGCGCTATCCTGA